GACGATTAATGCTTTAACGGCTTCCAATTCCATCGTGATTCCCGTTCAGTGCGAGTATTTTGCATTGGAAGGATTAGGTCAGCTTTTAAATACCATCAAAATTGTACGCCAGCACCTGAACCCCGATTTAGACATCGAGGGAGTTCTGCTGACGATGTACGACACCCGAACAAGGCTTTCGAACCAGGTTGCAGATGAGGTTAAACGTTACTTTGACGACCGGGTTTTTAAAGCCGTGATAGCACGAAATATCCGGCTGGCCGAGGCTCCGAGTTTTGGGAAGCCGGCTCTGTTATACGACTCCACAAGTGTGGGAGCCAAGAACTACCTTGCGCTGGCACGAGAAATCATCAAGAGAAATAAGAAACTATTTAAGAACAGCCCGGTTCTTACTGATTAAGACAGAATTTTAGATTATGGCTACCAAAAAAGTTTTAGGCCGAGGATTAGGCGCTTTTTTTCCTGAATACCAGGAAGAAGGCAAAGAAACGGAAAAGAAGGAAGGTGTTGAAAAAAGCATCGTAAAACCGGAAGACCGCGTTAATATCGTTCTTTTTGTTCCGGTCGATCACATCCGGAAGAATCCACATCAGCCGCGCAAAGAGTTTGATGAGGAAAAACTGGATGAACTGGGTGCTTCTATTAAAGAGCACGGCTTAATTCAGCCTATAACCGTTCGGTATATCGGGGAAAAACGATTTGAGCTCATTAGTGGTGAACGCCGTTTACGTGCTGCTAAACTGGCCGGGTTGAAGGAAATTCCCGCTTTCATCAGAGAAGCAGATGATGAGCAAAGCATGGCTTTTGCCCTGATTGAAAATATTCAGAGGGAAGAGTTGAATCCGCTGGAGGTAGCTTTGGGATATAAGCGGCTGCTGGAAGAATTTGACTATACACAGGCCGAAGTGGCCGACCGAGTAGGGAAAAACCGAACAACGGTTACAAATATGTTACGCCTGCTGAACCTGCCTGCTTTCATACAGTCTGCCTTGAAGTCAAATCAGATTTCGATGGGCCATGCCCGGGCTTTAATTACCATTGAAGATGAAGAAGTTCAGCAGAAGATACTCAAAAAGGTAATTGACAAAGGACTTTCGGTAAGGCAGATTGAAGAAGCGGTGCGTGATGTGATGAACCCGTCAACATCGAAAAAGAAATCTTCATCCAAAAAAGAAACATCCAATCCTTTTTATGATGAAATTTCAACTCGCTTGCGACGTACATTCAGTACCAAGGTAAATGTACAACCCAAGAAAAAGGGGGGAGAAATCAGGATTGAATATTATTCCGATGATGACCTTGAACGAATACTGGGTATTTTTGACTCGATCGATTAGCCTGATTTTTCTTATAGGATTGATCCTCGGTGGACAGAGTTTTGCCCAAAGTTTTAGTTCTTACCAAAAATTTGTTCCCCAACATTATTCGTTGAAACAGTCCTTTTCCGACTCAGCAACCGACCAAAATGAATACCCGGAACCTAAGATGGTTCTGCGGAGGTCCCTGATGATTCCCGGCTGGGGACAGGTAACCAATAAGCAGGCATGGAAAGTACCAATTGTGTATGGTTTGTTGGGTGGGCTTACTTACTACAGCATTTATCTGCACAATAATTATAATGACTACCGGGCGGCATATTACAATTTAAACCCGGACACGCCGGATGATAACCGGTTTGGCCCCACACCGGGGTACATTTCTCCAAATTCAAACCTGAGTTCGCTGAGAGAAACCCGGAACTTTTATCGAAATC
The nucleotide sequence above comes from Gracilimonas sp.. Encoded proteins:
- a CDS encoding AAA family ATPase; translation: MGKVISIANQKGGVGKTTTAINLAASLAAVEHPTLVIDIDPQSNTTSGLGIDTKTVTNSVYEIMIGSTDIEDTIRQTELDFLDLVPSHINLVGAEIEMIDREERERILKKAIESVRDKYDFVIIDCPPSLGLLTINALTASNSIVIPVQCEYFALEGLGQLLNTIKIVRQHLNPDLDIEGVLLTMYDTRTRLSNQVADEVKRYFDDRVFKAVIARNIRLAEAPSFGKPALLYDSTSVGAKNYLALAREIIKRNKKLFKNSPVLTD
- a CDS encoding ParB/RepB/Spo0J family partition protein — translated: MATKKVLGRGLGAFFPEYQEEGKETEKKEGVEKSIVKPEDRVNIVLFVPVDHIRKNPHQPRKEFDEEKLDELGASIKEHGLIQPITVRYIGEKRFELISGERRLRAAKLAGLKEIPAFIREADDEQSMAFALIENIQREELNPLEVALGYKRLLEEFDYTQAEVADRVGKNRTTVTNMLRLLNLPAFIQSALKSNQISMGHARALITIEDEEVQQKILKKVIDKGLSVRQIEEAVRDVMNPSTSKKKSSSKKETSNPFYDEISTRLRRTFSTKVNVQPKKKGGEIRIEYYSDDDLERILGIFDSID
- a CDS encoding DUF5683 domain-containing protein; protein product: MKQSFSDSATDQNEYPEPKMVLRRSLMIPGWGQVTNKQAWKVPIVYGLLGGLTYYSIYLHNNYNDYRAAYYNLNPDTPDDNRFGPTPGYISPNSNLSSLRETRNFYRNRRDLVYVFIGLSYALNAIDAYVFAHLRPFDVSDDLSMNARLKPGVLAVRNTEPVPVLSLSINF